Proteins encoded in a region of the Zea mays cultivar B73 chromosome 2, Zm-B73-REFERENCE-NAM-5.0, whole genome shotgun sequence genome:
- the LOC100279147 gene encoding uncharacterized protein LOC100279147 — MAPAPEPTAAAAGRKRKKPHGPSKIIAKKSADPKRAYAKKKKEKHKQKEKKSRLKPAEPDQIAATIGDGVAGATVLLSALMQPSRQLEFLLRSFERASKMRLSPLELDSYSEGCMVQLAEGAAQDVESFGDHVKGVFGSSWKEELCEGNHIDGEIAVGSPTLLVISSSALRSLDLLRGLKMFTKECRPVKLFAKHLKVEEQVAMLNARVNIACGTPSRIKKLIDMEALSLSRLKLVVLDMQKDAKSFTLFTLPQVSNEFWDLYKGYLDPKIREGNMKICFYGAVSERDITKTFSLAE, encoded by the exons ATGGCACCGGCGCCGGAACCGACCGCAGCGGCCGCCGGCCGCAAGCGCAAGAAACCGCACGGGCCCTCCAAAATCATCGCGAAGAAATCCGCGGATCCCAAACGGGCATACGcgaagaagaagaaagagaaGCATAAGCAAAAGGAGAAGAAGTCGCGGCTAAAACCCGCCGAGCCGGACCAAATCGCCGCCACCATCGGAGATGGCGTCGCAGGGGCAACGGTCCTACTGTCGGCATTGATGCAGCCGTCGCGGCAGCTCGAGTTTCTCCTCCGTAGCTTCGAGCGCGCCTCTAAGATGCGCCTCTCTCCTCTCGAACTCGATTCCTACTCAG AGGGCTGCATGGTGCAGCTTGCGGAGGGAGCAGCCCAGGACGTCGAGAGCTTCGGTGATCATGTAAAAGGGGTGTTCGGCTCTTCGTGGAAGGAAGAGCTCTGTGAGGGAAATCACATCGATGGTGAGATCGCCGTGGGCAGCCCAACACTTCTGGTTATCAGCTCATCTGCTTTGCGATCTTTAGACCTACTGAG GGGTTTGAAGATGTTTACTAAAGAATGCCGACCAGTAAAGCTCTTTGCCAAACACTTGAAAGTGGAGGAGCAG GTGGCGATGCTTAATGCTCGAGTAAATATTGCCTGTGGTACACCGAGCAG GATCAAAAAACTAATTGACATGGAAGCTTTGTCCTTGTCACGCTTGAAACTAGTGGTACTTGACATGCAGAAGGATGCAAAGTCCTTCACCTTGTTTACATTACCACAAGTCAG CAATGAGTTCTGGGACCTGTACAAAGGTTACCTAGATCCAAAGATCCGAGAAGGGAACATGAAGATATGTTTTTATGGTGCCGTGTCCGAGAGAGACATCACCAAAACATTTTCACTAGCTGAGTAA